One window of the Peromyscus leucopus breed LL Stock chromosome 17, UCI_PerLeu_2.1, whole genome shotgun sequence genome contains the following:
- the Ints10 gene encoding integrator complex subunit 10 isoform X5, with protein sequence MSAQGDCEFLVQRARELVPQDLWAAKAWLITARSLYPADFNIQYEMYTIERNAERTATAGRLLYDMFVNFPDQPVVWREISIITSALRNDSQDKQTQFLRSLFETLPGRVQCEMLLKVTEQCFNTLERSEMLLLLLRRFPETVVQHGVGLGEALLEAETIEEQESPVNCFRKLFVCDVLPLIINNHDVRLPANLLYKYLNKAAEFYINYVTRSTQVENQHQGAQDTSDLMSPSKRSSQKYIIEGLTEKSSQIVDPWERLFKILNVVGMRCEWQMDKGRRSCSDLLHRMKELSRYMNTFDSEAHANYKNQVLYSTMLVFFKSAFQYISSIQPSLFQGPNAPSQAPLVLLEDVANVYGDVEIDRSKHIHKKRKLAEGREKTMQSSDDEECSAKGRSRHIVVSKAELSNSMEVLESFKLARESWELLYSLEFLDKEFTRICLAWKTDTWLWLRIFLTDMIIYQGQYKKAIASLHHLAALQGSLSQPQITGQGTLEHQRALIQLATCHFALGEYRMTCEKVLDLMCYMVLPIQDGGKSQEEPSKVKPKFRKGLDLKLLPCTSKAIMPYCLHLMLACFKLRAFTDNRDDMALGHVIVLLQQEWPRGENLFLKAISKICQQGNFQYENFFSYVTNIDMLEEFAYLRTQEGGKIHLELLPNQGMLIKPSSPPMGLLQQEFLPVLQPSIQTADRYQVEKHLLIVCCLSTCSPPAHGFQLVVPRCSSSCFISLFLICSAFLGKPSGCKYCNIFNFFP encoded by the exons ATGTCGGCCCAGGGCGACTGTGAGTTCCTGGTGCAGCGAGCCCGGGAGCTCGTGCCCCAGGACCTGTGGGCAGCCAAGGCGTGGCTGATCACGGCCCGCAGCCTCTACCCGGCCGACTTCAACATCCAG TATGAGATGTACACCATCGAACGGAATGCAGAGAGGACTGCCACTGCGGGGAGGTTGCTGTATGACAT gtttgtGAATTTCCCAGACCAGCCGGTGGTGTGGAGAGAAATCAGTATCATAACATCAGCACTGAGGAATGATTCACAGGATAAGCAAACCCAATTTTTAAGGA gtttatTTGAAACTCTTCCGGGCCGGGTCCAGTGTGAAATGTTACTGAAGGTGACCGAACAATGCTTCAACACGTTGGAACGATCCGAGATGCTGCTGTTGCTTCTGAGGCGCTTCCCTGAGACAGTGGTGCAGCATGGG gttGGCCTTGGGGAGGCACTGCTAGAAGCCGAGACCATTGAAGAGCAAGAGTCTCCGGTTAACTGCTTTCGAAAGCTATTTG TTTGTGATGTCCTTCCTCTAATAATTAACAACCATGATGTTCGATTGCCTGCCAATTTGTTATATAAATACTTGAACAAAGCAGCTGAGTTTTATATCAACTATGTCACTCGGTCCACACAGGTGGAAAACCAGCATCAAG GTGCACAAGATACATCTGATTTAATGTCGCCCAGCAAACGTAGCTCTCAGAAGTACATAATAGAAGGACTGACTGAGAAATCATCCCAGATTGTAGACCCTTGGGAGAGGTTGTTTAAGATTCTGAATGTCGTTGGAATGAGATGCGAATGGCAGATGGATAAAGGCAGACG AAGCTGTAGCGACCTACTGCACCGAATGAAGGAGCTCAGCAGGTACATGAACACCTTCGACAGCGAAGCTCACGCCAACTATAAGAACCAGGTGCTCTACTCCACAATGCTGGTCTTCTTCAAGAGTGCGTTCCAGTACATCAGCAGCATACAGCCGTCTCTCTTCCAAG GTCCTAACGCCCCAAGCCAGGCTCCACTAGTTCTTCTGGAAGATGTAGCCAATGTGTATGGTGATGTAGAAATTGATCGcagtaaacacatacacaagaagAGGAAGCTagctgagggaagagaaaaaaccATG CAGAGTTCAGACGATGAGGAATGCTCAGCAAAAGGGAGAAGCCGGCACATTGTTGTCAGTAAAGCTGAGCTCAGCAACTCCATGGAAGTGCTGGAGAGCTTCAAGCTGGCCAGGGAGAGCTGGGAGCTGCTCTATTCCCTGGAATTCCTTGACAAAG AATTTACAAGAATTTGTTTGGCTTGGAAGACGGACACATGGCTGTGGCTAAGAATCTTCCTCACAGATATGATCATCTACCAG GGTCAATATAAGAAGGCAATAGCCAGTCTGCATCACTTAGCAGCTCTCCAAGGATCCCTTTCTCAGCCGCAGATCACAGGACAGGGGACTTTAGAACACCAGAGGGCGCTCATCCAGCTGGCAACCTGTCACTTTGCGCTGGGGGAGTATAGA ATGACATGTGAGAAGGTTCTGGACCTGATGTGCTACATGGTGCTACCCATACAAGATGGAGGGAAATCGCAGGAAGAGCCCTCCAAAGTGAAGCCCAAGTTTAGGAAAG GTTTGGATCTGAAGCTTCTGCCCTGTACCAGTAAGGCTATTATGCCGTACTGCCTGCACTTGATGCTAGCATGCTTTAAG CTGAGAGCTTTTACGGACAACAGAGATGACATGGCGCTGGGCCATGTGATTGTACTTCTCCAGCAGGAGTGGCCGAGGGGAGAGAACCTTTTCCTGAAAGCCATCAGTAAGATCTGCCAGCAAGGAAATTTCCAGTATGAGAACTTCTTCAGCTATGTTACAA ACATTGACATGCTGGAGGAATTTGCTTATTTAAGAacccaggaaggagggaagattcACCTGGAATTACTCCCGAATCAAGGAATGCTGATCAA GCCTTCTAGCCCTCCCATGGGGTTACTGCAGCAGGAATTCTTACCTGTGCTTCAGCCCAGCATACAGACTGCTGACAGGTACCAAGTGGAAAAACACCTGCTCATAGTGTGCTGTTTGTCAACATGTTCCCCGCCCGCCCATGGTTTTCAGCTCGTTGTCCCTCGGTGCTCTTCTTcatgctttatttctttgtttttaatttgttctgcATTCCTTGGCAAACCATCTGGTTGTAAATAttgtaacatttttaatttttttccatga
- the Ints10 gene encoding integrator complex subunit 10 isoform X2: protein MSAQGDCEFLVQRARELVPQDLWAAKAWLITARSLYPADFNIQYEMYTIERNAERTATAGRLLYDMFVNFPDQPVVWREISIITSALRNDSQDKQTQFLRSLFETLPGRVQCEMLLKVTEQCFNTLERSEMLLLLLRRFPETVVQHGVGLGEALLEAETIEEQESPVNCFRKLFVCDVLPLIINNHDVRLPANLLYKYLNKAAEFYINYVTRSTQVENQHQGAQDTSDLMSPSKRSSQKYIIEGLTEKSSQIVDPWERLFKILNVVGMRCEWQMDKGRRSCSDLLHRMKELSRYMNTFDSEAHANYKNQVLYSTMLVFFKSAFQYISSIQPSLFQGPNAPSQAPLVLLEDVANVYGDVEIDRSKHIHKKRKLAEGREKTMSSDDEECSAKGRSRHIVVSKAELSNSMEVLESFKLARESWELLYSLEFLDKEFTRICLAWKTDTWLWLRIFLTDMIIYQGQYKKAIASLHHLAALQGSLSQPQITGQGTLEHQRALIQLATCHFALGEYRMTCEKVLDLMCYMVLPIQDGGKSQEEPSKVKPKFRKGLDLKLLPCTSKAIMPYCLHLMLACFKLRAFTDNRDDMALGHVIVLLQQEWPRGENLFLKAISKICQQGNFQYENFFSYVTNIDMLEEFAYLRTQEGGKIHLELLPNQGMLINHCRPCGWSLQMSGRDVVSSVPLLPLGPSSPPMGLLQQEFLPVLQPSIQTADRYQVEKHLLIVCCLSTCSPPAHGFQLVVPRCSSSCFISLFLICSAFLGKPSGCKYCNIFNFFP from the exons ATGTCGGCCCAGGGCGACTGTGAGTTCCTGGTGCAGCGAGCCCGGGAGCTCGTGCCCCAGGACCTGTGGGCAGCCAAGGCGTGGCTGATCACGGCCCGCAGCCTCTACCCGGCCGACTTCAACATCCAG TATGAGATGTACACCATCGAACGGAATGCAGAGAGGACTGCCACTGCGGGGAGGTTGCTGTATGACAT gtttgtGAATTTCCCAGACCAGCCGGTGGTGTGGAGAGAAATCAGTATCATAACATCAGCACTGAGGAATGATTCACAGGATAAGCAAACCCAATTTTTAAGGA gtttatTTGAAACTCTTCCGGGCCGGGTCCAGTGTGAAATGTTACTGAAGGTGACCGAACAATGCTTCAACACGTTGGAACGATCCGAGATGCTGCTGTTGCTTCTGAGGCGCTTCCCTGAGACAGTGGTGCAGCATGGG gttGGCCTTGGGGAGGCACTGCTAGAAGCCGAGACCATTGAAGAGCAAGAGTCTCCGGTTAACTGCTTTCGAAAGCTATTTG TTTGTGATGTCCTTCCTCTAATAATTAACAACCATGATGTTCGATTGCCTGCCAATTTGTTATATAAATACTTGAACAAAGCAGCTGAGTTTTATATCAACTATGTCACTCGGTCCACACAGGTGGAAAACCAGCATCAAG GTGCACAAGATACATCTGATTTAATGTCGCCCAGCAAACGTAGCTCTCAGAAGTACATAATAGAAGGACTGACTGAGAAATCATCCCAGATTGTAGACCCTTGGGAGAGGTTGTTTAAGATTCTGAATGTCGTTGGAATGAGATGCGAATGGCAGATGGATAAAGGCAGACG AAGCTGTAGCGACCTACTGCACCGAATGAAGGAGCTCAGCAGGTACATGAACACCTTCGACAGCGAAGCTCACGCCAACTATAAGAACCAGGTGCTCTACTCCACAATGCTGGTCTTCTTCAAGAGTGCGTTCCAGTACATCAGCAGCATACAGCCGTCTCTCTTCCAAG GTCCTAACGCCCCAAGCCAGGCTCCACTAGTTCTTCTGGAAGATGTAGCCAATGTGTATGGTGATGTAGAAATTGATCGcagtaaacacatacacaagaagAGGAAGCTagctgagggaagagaaaaaaccATG AGTTCAGACGATGAGGAATGCTCAGCAAAAGGGAGAAGCCGGCACATTGTTGTCAGTAAAGCTGAGCTCAGCAACTCCATGGAAGTGCTGGAGAGCTTCAAGCTGGCCAGGGAGAGCTGGGAGCTGCTCTATTCCCTGGAATTCCTTGACAAAG AATTTACAAGAATTTGTTTGGCTTGGAAGACGGACACATGGCTGTGGCTAAGAATCTTCCTCACAGATATGATCATCTACCAG GGTCAATATAAGAAGGCAATAGCCAGTCTGCATCACTTAGCAGCTCTCCAAGGATCCCTTTCTCAGCCGCAGATCACAGGACAGGGGACTTTAGAACACCAGAGGGCGCTCATCCAGCTGGCAACCTGTCACTTTGCGCTGGGGGAGTATAGA ATGACATGTGAGAAGGTTCTGGACCTGATGTGCTACATGGTGCTACCCATACAAGATGGAGGGAAATCGCAGGAAGAGCCCTCCAAAGTGAAGCCCAAGTTTAGGAAAG GTTTGGATCTGAAGCTTCTGCCCTGTACCAGTAAGGCTATTATGCCGTACTGCCTGCACTTGATGCTAGCATGCTTTAAG CTGAGAGCTTTTACGGACAACAGAGATGACATGGCGCTGGGCCATGTGATTGTACTTCTCCAGCAGGAGTGGCCGAGGGGAGAGAACCTTTTCCTGAAAGCCATCAGTAAGATCTGCCAGCAAGGAAATTTCCAGTATGAGAACTTCTTCAGCTATGTTACAA ACATTGACATGCTGGAGGAATTTGCTTATTTAAGAacccaggaaggagggaagattcACCTGGAATTACTCCCGAATCAAGGAATGCTGATCAA CCATTGCAGACCTTGTGGGTGGTCCCTCCAGATGAGTGGCAGAGATGTTGTGAGCAGTGTACCTCTCCTCCCCTTGGG GCCTTCTAGCCCTCCCATGGGGTTACTGCAGCAGGAATTCTTACCTGTGCTTCAGCCCAGCATACAGACTGCTGACAGGTACCAAGTGGAAAAACACCTGCTCATAGTGTGCTGTTTGTCAACATGTTCCCCGCCCGCCCATGGTTTTCAGCTCGTTGTCCCTCGGTGCTCTTCTTcatgctttatttctttgtttttaatttgttctgcATTCCTTGGCAAACCATCTGGTTGTAAATAttgtaacatttttaatttttttccatga
- the Ints10 gene encoding integrator complex subunit 10 isoform X6: MSAQGDCEFLVQRARELVPQDLWAAKAWLITARSLYPADFNIQYEMYTIERNAERTATAGRLLYDMFVNFPDQPVVWREISIITSALRNDSQDKQTQFLRSLFETLPGRVQCEMLLKVTEQCFNTLERSEMLLLLLRRFPETVVQHGVGLGEALLEAETIEEQESPVNCFRKLFVCDVLPLIINNHDVRLPANLLYKYLNKAAEFYINYVTRSTQVENQHQGAQDTSDLMSPSKRSSQKYIIEGLTEKSSQIVDPWERLFKILNVVGMRCEWQMDKGRRSCSDLLHRMKELSRYMNTFDSEAHANYKNQVLYSTMLVFFKSAFQYISSIQPSLFQGPNAPSQAPLVLLEDVANVYGDVEIDRSKHIHKKRKLAEGREKTMSSDDEECSAKGRSRHIVVSKAELSNSMEVLESFKLARESWELLYSLEFLDKEFTRICLAWKTDTWLWLRIFLTDMIIYQGQYKKAIASLHHLAALQGSLSQPQITGQGTLEHQRALIQLATCHFALGEYRMTCEKVLDLMCYMVLPIQDGGKSQEEPSKVKPKFRKGLDLKLLPCTSKAIMPYCLHLMLACFKLRAFTDNRDDMALGHVIVLLQQEWPRGENLFLKAISKICQQGNFQYENFFSYVTNIDMLEEFAYLRTQEGGKIHLELLPNQGMLIKPSSPPMGLLQQEFLPVLQPSIQTADRYQVEKHLLIVCCLSTCSPPAHGFQLVVPRCSSSCFISLFLICSAFLGKPSGCKYCNIFNFFP, encoded by the exons ATGTCGGCCCAGGGCGACTGTGAGTTCCTGGTGCAGCGAGCCCGGGAGCTCGTGCCCCAGGACCTGTGGGCAGCCAAGGCGTGGCTGATCACGGCCCGCAGCCTCTACCCGGCCGACTTCAACATCCAG TATGAGATGTACACCATCGAACGGAATGCAGAGAGGACTGCCACTGCGGGGAGGTTGCTGTATGACAT gtttgtGAATTTCCCAGACCAGCCGGTGGTGTGGAGAGAAATCAGTATCATAACATCAGCACTGAGGAATGATTCACAGGATAAGCAAACCCAATTTTTAAGGA gtttatTTGAAACTCTTCCGGGCCGGGTCCAGTGTGAAATGTTACTGAAGGTGACCGAACAATGCTTCAACACGTTGGAACGATCCGAGATGCTGCTGTTGCTTCTGAGGCGCTTCCCTGAGACAGTGGTGCAGCATGGG gttGGCCTTGGGGAGGCACTGCTAGAAGCCGAGACCATTGAAGAGCAAGAGTCTCCGGTTAACTGCTTTCGAAAGCTATTTG TTTGTGATGTCCTTCCTCTAATAATTAACAACCATGATGTTCGATTGCCTGCCAATTTGTTATATAAATACTTGAACAAAGCAGCTGAGTTTTATATCAACTATGTCACTCGGTCCACACAGGTGGAAAACCAGCATCAAG GTGCACAAGATACATCTGATTTAATGTCGCCCAGCAAACGTAGCTCTCAGAAGTACATAATAGAAGGACTGACTGAGAAATCATCCCAGATTGTAGACCCTTGGGAGAGGTTGTTTAAGATTCTGAATGTCGTTGGAATGAGATGCGAATGGCAGATGGATAAAGGCAGACG AAGCTGTAGCGACCTACTGCACCGAATGAAGGAGCTCAGCAGGTACATGAACACCTTCGACAGCGAAGCTCACGCCAACTATAAGAACCAGGTGCTCTACTCCACAATGCTGGTCTTCTTCAAGAGTGCGTTCCAGTACATCAGCAGCATACAGCCGTCTCTCTTCCAAG GTCCTAACGCCCCAAGCCAGGCTCCACTAGTTCTTCTGGAAGATGTAGCCAATGTGTATGGTGATGTAGAAATTGATCGcagtaaacacatacacaagaagAGGAAGCTagctgagggaagagaaaaaaccATG AGTTCAGACGATGAGGAATGCTCAGCAAAAGGGAGAAGCCGGCACATTGTTGTCAGTAAAGCTGAGCTCAGCAACTCCATGGAAGTGCTGGAGAGCTTCAAGCTGGCCAGGGAGAGCTGGGAGCTGCTCTATTCCCTGGAATTCCTTGACAAAG AATTTACAAGAATTTGTTTGGCTTGGAAGACGGACACATGGCTGTGGCTAAGAATCTTCCTCACAGATATGATCATCTACCAG GGTCAATATAAGAAGGCAATAGCCAGTCTGCATCACTTAGCAGCTCTCCAAGGATCCCTTTCTCAGCCGCAGATCACAGGACAGGGGACTTTAGAACACCAGAGGGCGCTCATCCAGCTGGCAACCTGTCACTTTGCGCTGGGGGAGTATAGA ATGACATGTGAGAAGGTTCTGGACCTGATGTGCTACATGGTGCTACCCATACAAGATGGAGGGAAATCGCAGGAAGAGCCCTCCAAAGTGAAGCCCAAGTTTAGGAAAG GTTTGGATCTGAAGCTTCTGCCCTGTACCAGTAAGGCTATTATGCCGTACTGCCTGCACTTGATGCTAGCATGCTTTAAG CTGAGAGCTTTTACGGACAACAGAGATGACATGGCGCTGGGCCATGTGATTGTACTTCTCCAGCAGGAGTGGCCGAGGGGAGAGAACCTTTTCCTGAAAGCCATCAGTAAGATCTGCCAGCAAGGAAATTTCCAGTATGAGAACTTCTTCAGCTATGTTACAA ACATTGACATGCTGGAGGAATTTGCTTATTTAAGAacccaggaaggagggaagattcACCTGGAATTACTCCCGAATCAAGGAATGCTGATCAA GCCTTCTAGCCCTCCCATGGGGTTACTGCAGCAGGAATTCTTACCTGTGCTTCAGCCCAGCATACAGACTGCTGACAGGTACCAAGTGGAAAAACACCTGCTCATAGTGTGCTGTTTGTCAACATGTTCCCCGCCCGCCCATGGTTTTCAGCTCGTTGTCCCTCGGTGCTCTTCTTcatgctttatttctttgtttttaatttgttctgcATTCCTTGGCAAACCATCTGGTTGTAAATAttgtaacatttttaatttttttccatga
- the Ints10 gene encoding integrator complex subunit 10 isoform X13, whose product MSAQGDCEFLVQRARELVPQDLWAAKAWLITARSLYPADFNIQYEMYTIERNAERTATAGRLLYDMFVNFPDQPVVWREISIITSALRNDSQDKQTQFLRSLFETLPGRVQCEMLLKVTEQCFNTLERSEMLLLLLRRFPETVVQHGVGLGEALLEAETIEEQESPVNCFRKLFVCDVLPLIINNHDVRLPANLLYKYLNKAAEFYINYVTRSTQVENQHQGAQDTSDLMSPSKRSSQKYIIEGLTEKSSQIVDPWERLFKILNVVGMRCEWQMDKGRRSCSDLLHRMKELSRYMNTFDSEAHANYKNQVLYSTMLVFFKSAFQYISSIQPSLFQGPNAPSQAPLVLLEDVANVYGDVEIDRSKHIHKKRKLAEGREKTMQSSDDEECSAKGRSRHIVVSKAELSNSMEVLESFKLARESWELLYSLEFLDKEFTRICLAWKTDTWLWLRIFLTDMIIYQGQYKKAIASLHHLAALQGSLSQPQITGQGTLEHQRALIQLATCHFALGEYRMTCEKVLDLMCYMVLPIQDGGKSQEEPSKVKPKFRKGLDLKLLPCTSKAIMPYCLHLMLACFKLRAFTDNRDDMALGHVIVLLQQEWPRGENLFLKAISKICQQGNFQYENFFSYVTNIDMLEEFAYLRTQEGGKIHLELLPNQGMLIK is encoded by the exons ATGTCGGCCCAGGGCGACTGTGAGTTCCTGGTGCAGCGAGCCCGGGAGCTCGTGCCCCAGGACCTGTGGGCAGCCAAGGCGTGGCTGATCACGGCCCGCAGCCTCTACCCGGCCGACTTCAACATCCAG TATGAGATGTACACCATCGAACGGAATGCAGAGAGGACTGCCACTGCGGGGAGGTTGCTGTATGACAT gtttgtGAATTTCCCAGACCAGCCGGTGGTGTGGAGAGAAATCAGTATCATAACATCAGCACTGAGGAATGATTCACAGGATAAGCAAACCCAATTTTTAAGGA gtttatTTGAAACTCTTCCGGGCCGGGTCCAGTGTGAAATGTTACTGAAGGTGACCGAACAATGCTTCAACACGTTGGAACGATCCGAGATGCTGCTGTTGCTTCTGAGGCGCTTCCCTGAGACAGTGGTGCAGCATGGG gttGGCCTTGGGGAGGCACTGCTAGAAGCCGAGACCATTGAAGAGCAAGAGTCTCCGGTTAACTGCTTTCGAAAGCTATTTG TTTGTGATGTCCTTCCTCTAATAATTAACAACCATGATGTTCGATTGCCTGCCAATTTGTTATATAAATACTTGAACAAAGCAGCTGAGTTTTATATCAACTATGTCACTCGGTCCACACAGGTGGAAAACCAGCATCAAG GTGCACAAGATACATCTGATTTAATGTCGCCCAGCAAACGTAGCTCTCAGAAGTACATAATAGAAGGACTGACTGAGAAATCATCCCAGATTGTAGACCCTTGGGAGAGGTTGTTTAAGATTCTGAATGTCGTTGGAATGAGATGCGAATGGCAGATGGATAAAGGCAGACG AAGCTGTAGCGACCTACTGCACCGAATGAAGGAGCTCAGCAGGTACATGAACACCTTCGACAGCGAAGCTCACGCCAACTATAAGAACCAGGTGCTCTACTCCACAATGCTGGTCTTCTTCAAGAGTGCGTTCCAGTACATCAGCAGCATACAGCCGTCTCTCTTCCAAG GTCCTAACGCCCCAAGCCAGGCTCCACTAGTTCTTCTGGAAGATGTAGCCAATGTGTATGGTGATGTAGAAATTGATCGcagtaaacacatacacaagaagAGGAAGCTagctgagggaagagaaaaaaccATG CAGAGTTCAGACGATGAGGAATGCTCAGCAAAAGGGAGAAGCCGGCACATTGTTGTCAGTAAAGCTGAGCTCAGCAACTCCATGGAAGTGCTGGAGAGCTTCAAGCTGGCCAGGGAGAGCTGGGAGCTGCTCTATTCCCTGGAATTCCTTGACAAAG AATTTACAAGAATTTGTTTGGCTTGGAAGACGGACACATGGCTGTGGCTAAGAATCTTCCTCACAGATATGATCATCTACCAG GGTCAATATAAGAAGGCAATAGCCAGTCTGCATCACTTAGCAGCTCTCCAAGGATCCCTTTCTCAGCCGCAGATCACAGGACAGGGGACTTTAGAACACCAGAGGGCGCTCATCCAGCTGGCAACCTGTCACTTTGCGCTGGGGGAGTATAGA ATGACATGTGAGAAGGTTCTGGACCTGATGTGCTACATGGTGCTACCCATACAAGATGGAGGGAAATCGCAGGAAGAGCCCTCCAAAGTGAAGCCCAAGTTTAGGAAAG GTTTGGATCTGAAGCTTCTGCCCTGTACCAGTAAGGCTATTATGCCGTACTGCCTGCACTTGATGCTAGCATGCTTTAAG CTGAGAGCTTTTACGGACAACAGAGATGACATGGCGCTGGGCCATGTGATTGTACTTCTCCAGCAGGAGTGGCCGAGGGGAGAGAACCTTTTCCTGAAAGCCATCAGTAAGATCTGCCAGCAAGGAAATTTCCAGTATGAGAACTTCTTCAGCTATGTTACAA ACATTGACATGCTGGAGGAATTTGCTTATTTAAGAacccaggaaggagggaagattcACCTGGAATTACTCCCGAATCAAGGAATGCTGATCAA ATAA
- the Ints10 gene encoding integrator complex subunit 10 isoform X3, with product MSAQGDCEFLVQRARELVPQDLWAAKAWLITARSLYPADFNIQYEMYTIERNAERTATAGRLLYDMFVNFPDQPVVWREISIITSALRNDSQDKQTQFLRSLFETLPGRVQCEMLLKVTEQCFNTLERSEMLLLLLRRFPETVVQHGVGLGEALLEAETIEEQESPVNCFRKLFVCDVLPLIINNHDVRLPANLLYKYLNKAAEFYINYVTRSTQVENQHQGAQDTSDLMSPSKRSSQKYIIEGLTEKSSQIVDPWERLFKILNVVGMRCEWQMDKGRRSCSDLLHRMKELSRYMNTFDSEAHANYKNQVLYSTMLVFFKSAFQYISSIQPSLFQGPNAPSQAPLVLLEDVANVYGDVEIDRSKHIHKKRKLAEGREKTMQSSDDEECSAKGRSRHIVVSKAELSNSMEVLESFKLARESWELLYSLEFLDKEFTRICLAWKTDTWLWLRIFLTDMIIYQGQYKKAIASLHHLAALQGSLSQPQITGQGTLEHQRALIQLATCHFALGEYRMTCEKVLDLMCYMVLPIQDGGKSQEEPSKVKPKFRKGLDLKLLPCTSKAIMPYCLHLMLACFKLRAFTDNRDDMALGHVIVLLQQEWPRGENLFLKAISKICQQGNFQYENFFSYVTNIDMLEEFAYLRTQEGGKIHLELLPNQGMLINHCRPCGWSLQMSGRDVVSSVPLLPLGPSSPPMGLLQQEFLPVLQPSIQTADRHHTVTRGITKGVKEDFRLAMERQVSRCGENLMVVLHRFCINEKILLLQTLT from the exons ATGTCGGCCCAGGGCGACTGTGAGTTCCTGGTGCAGCGAGCCCGGGAGCTCGTGCCCCAGGACCTGTGGGCAGCCAAGGCGTGGCTGATCACGGCCCGCAGCCTCTACCCGGCCGACTTCAACATCCAG TATGAGATGTACACCATCGAACGGAATGCAGAGAGGACTGCCACTGCGGGGAGGTTGCTGTATGACAT gtttgtGAATTTCCCAGACCAGCCGGTGGTGTGGAGAGAAATCAGTATCATAACATCAGCACTGAGGAATGATTCACAGGATAAGCAAACCCAATTTTTAAGGA gtttatTTGAAACTCTTCCGGGCCGGGTCCAGTGTGAAATGTTACTGAAGGTGACCGAACAATGCTTCAACACGTTGGAACGATCCGAGATGCTGCTGTTGCTTCTGAGGCGCTTCCCTGAGACAGTGGTGCAGCATGGG gttGGCCTTGGGGAGGCACTGCTAGAAGCCGAGACCATTGAAGAGCAAGAGTCTCCGGTTAACTGCTTTCGAAAGCTATTTG TTTGTGATGTCCTTCCTCTAATAATTAACAACCATGATGTTCGATTGCCTGCCAATTTGTTATATAAATACTTGAACAAAGCAGCTGAGTTTTATATCAACTATGTCACTCGGTCCACACAGGTGGAAAACCAGCATCAAG GTGCACAAGATACATCTGATTTAATGTCGCCCAGCAAACGTAGCTCTCAGAAGTACATAATAGAAGGACTGACTGAGAAATCATCCCAGATTGTAGACCCTTGGGAGAGGTTGTTTAAGATTCTGAATGTCGTTGGAATGAGATGCGAATGGCAGATGGATAAAGGCAGACG AAGCTGTAGCGACCTACTGCACCGAATGAAGGAGCTCAGCAGGTACATGAACACCTTCGACAGCGAAGCTCACGCCAACTATAAGAACCAGGTGCTCTACTCCACAATGCTGGTCTTCTTCAAGAGTGCGTTCCAGTACATCAGCAGCATACAGCCGTCTCTCTTCCAAG GTCCTAACGCCCCAAGCCAGGCTCCACTAGTTCTTCTGGAAGATGTAGCCAATGTGTATGGTGATGTAGAAATTGATCGcagtaaacacatacacaagaagAGGAAGCTagctgagggaagagaaaaaaccATG CAGAGTTCAGACGATGAGGAATGCTCAGCAAAAGGGAGAAGCCGGCACATTGTTGTCAGTAAAGCTGAGCTCAGCAACTCCATGGAAGTGCTGGAGAGCTTCAAGCTGGCCAGGGAGAGCTGGGAGCTGCTCTATTCCCTGGAATTCCTTGACAAAG AATTTACAAGAATTTGTTTGGCTTGGAAGACGGACACATGGCTGTGGCTAAGAATCTTCCTCACAGATATGATCATCTACCAG GGTCAATATAAGAAGGCAATAGCCAGTCTGCATCACTTAGCAGCTCTCCAAGGATCCCTTTCTCAGCCGCAGATCACAGGACAGGGGACTTTAGAACACCAGAGGGCGCTCATCCAGCTGGCAACCTGTCACTTTGCGCTGGGGGAGTATAGA ATGACATGTGAGAAGGTTCTGGACCTGATGTGCTACATGGTGCTACCCATACAAGATGGAGGGAAATCGCAGGAAGAGCCCTCCAAAGTGAAGCCCAAGTTTAGGAAAG GTTTGGATCTGAAGCTTCTGCCCTGTACCAGTAAGGCTATTATGCCGTACTGCCTGCACTTGATGCTAGCATGCTTTAAG CTGAGAGCTTTTACGGACAACAGAGATGACATGGCGCTGGGCCATGTGATTGTACTTCTCCAGCAGGAGTGGCCGAGGGGAGAGAACCTTTTCCTGAAAGCCATCAGTAAGATCTGCCAGCAAGGAAATTTCCAGTATGAGAACTTCTTCAGCTATGTTACAA ACATTGACATGCTGGAGGAATTTGCTTATTTAAGAacccaggaaggagggaagattcACCTGGAATTACTCCCGAATCAAGGAATGCTGATCAA CCATTGCAGACCTTGTGGGTGGTCCCTCCAGATGAGTGGCAGAGATGTTGTGAGCAGTGTACCTCTCCTCCCCTTGGG GCCTTCTAGCCCTCCCATGGGGTTACTGCAGCAGGAATTCTTACCTGTGCTTCAGCCCAGCATACAGACTGCTGACAG